A stretch of the Diadema setosum chromosome 16, eeDiaSeto1, whole genome shotgun sequence genome encodes the following:
- the LOC140239614 gene encoding trace amine-associated receptor 9-like — protein MSMLGMVGNLTVILVLFQRRHACRSTDALIGALAVADFFTSVFMVPLPRPLKVPGTWLGDVYCKVVYTSLLMWVSVGASVFILTLIPIERYIAIVHPLHFKRLVTRQRVAKAVAMSWLVAFLVNLFLLFVAGAKGDRCTEVFQSRIAQIITGCVLFLVQFLVPAVIMLVAQILTALILHRQSRRRIGEDSKCDNSNPSAKYLVARKNVLKILFLVVGVYLISWTPTQTVYLLYNLRVLSASYLYGPLFTALNVLAFFNSCANPVIYTIRNPEFRKAIGELFKSPTSSSGKAALFSEKTIGNTDSTIYLVDV, from the coding sequence ATGTCCATGCTGGGTATGGTGGGAAACCTGACCGTGATCCTGGTGTTGTTCCAAAGGCGCCACGCTTGTCGGTCAACTGATGCACTGATTGGTGCTCTGGCCGTTGCGGATTTCTTCACATCAGTGTTCATGGTTCCGCTGCCGAGACCACTGAAGGTTCCTGGAACATGGTTAGGGGATGTCTACTGCAAGGTTGTTTACACATCATTGCTCATGTGGGTTTCAGTGGGTGCTTCCGTCTTCATTCTGACCTTGATTCCTATAGAAAGATACATTGCGATTGTCCACCCTCTTCATTTCAAGCGTCTTGTAACACGGCAGAGAGTTGCCAAAGCTGTTGCCATGTCATGGCTGGTGGCATTTTTGGTAaatttgttcttattgtttgtgGCTGGTGCCAAGGGCGACAGGTGCACTGAGGTGTTTCAGTCACGAATTGCCCAGATCATCACCGGCTGTGTGCTTTTCCTCGTTCAGTTTCTAGTACCAGCTGTCATCATGCTTGTAGCCCAGATTCTGACCGCACTGATTCTTCATCGACAGTCCCGCCGGAGGATAGGAGAAGATTCTAAATGCGATAATTCGAACCCGTCAGCGAAGTATCTTGTGGCTAGGAAAAATGTTCTCAAGATTCTGTTCCTTGTTGTTGGCGTTTATCTCATTTCGTGGACACCAACACAGACGGTTTATCTATTGTACAACCTTCGTGTCCTGTCAGCGTCCTATTTATACGGCCCCCTTTTCACTGCTCTAAATGTCCTAGCCTTCTTCAATTCTTGCGCAAATCCTGTAATTTACACGATTCGGAATCCTGAATTCCGCAAAGCGATAGGAGAATTGTTCAAATCACCCACTAGCTCATCAGGAAAAGCGGCTTTGTTCAGCGAAAAAACAATAGGGAATACAGATTCAACAATCTACCTTGTCGATGTCTAA